In Desulfosediminicola ganghwensis, a single window of DNA contains:
- the cobA gene encoding uroporphyrinogen-III C-methyltransferase — MEEQTKNNRVGKVYLVGAGPGDPGLITVRGKYLLEKAEVLVYDYLASKKLLKHVSKTTKLVYAGKRGGVKHTHTQEEINQMLVDYAKEGKVVVRLKGGDPFIFGRGGEEVQELFKAGVPFEVVPGVTSATAAATYAGIPITHRDYTASVAFLTGHEDPTKKNSNIDWAKLATGVGTLVIYMGIKNLPTIVENLVKNGRDPKTPVAVVRWASTPEQRSVVGNLETITDIVRDAGITPPSLIIVGDVVKLKEVTDWYEKRPLFGKKIIVTRTREQASELMVGLEEAGANCLEYSTINIEPVENYDVLDGELERLNEYHWILFTSLNGVKYFFDRLFERGLDARDLKGPDIGVVGKSTADYLMQYGLNADLIPSVFTGEGLAESLLDQGVEGRNILIPRAVQAREILPETLRGAGAQVTVTPVYQNIPPQGRKDALREDLEAGDVDMITFTSSSTVRNFLTMVEAKDSEELQQLLAGVKIAAIGPITAKTVTDNGLKVDIQPQEYTIQALVDAITNFFTEQN, encoded by the coding sequence ATGGAAGAACAGACGAAGAACAACAGAGTTGGAAAAGTATATCTCGTAGGTGCTGGACCTGGTGATCCCGGACTCATTACAGTGCGAGGAAAATACCTGCTTGAGAAGGCAGAGGTCTTGGTCTATGACTATCTGGCGAGCAAGAAATTGCTCAAGCACGTCTCTAAGACCACCAAGCTGGTTTATGCCGGCAAGCGTGGCGGTGTAAAGCATACCCATACCCAGGAAGAGATCAACCAGATGCTGGTCGATTACGCCAAGGAAGGCAAGGTAGTAGTTCGCCTCAAAGGTGGAGACCCATTCATCTTTGGTCGAGGCGGTGAAGAGGTACAGGAACTCTTCAAGGCAGGGGTTCCTTTCGAGGTTGTACCAGGTGTAACTTCCGCAACTGCGGCAGCTACTTATGCAGGTATTCCGATAACCCATCGCGACTACACTGCCTCTGTAGCATTTTTGACCGGCCACGAAGATCCAACCAAGAAGAACTCCAATATCGACTGGGCTAAATTGGCCACCGGCGTTGGTACCCTGGTAATTTATATGGGTATCAAGAACCTGCCAACCATTGTCGAGAATCTGGTCAAGAATGGTCGTGACCCCAAGACTCCGGTCGCAGTGGTACGCTGGGCATCCACCCCGGAACAGCGTTCTGTTGTGGGCAATCTGGAGACCATTACGGATATTGTTCGCGATGCTGGTATTACCCCACCATCTTTGATTATCGTAGGCGACGTGGTCAAGCTGAAAGAGGTCACTGACTGGTATGAGAAACGGCCGTTGTTCGGCAAGAAAATTATCGTTACCAGGACCAGGGAGCAGGCCAGCGAACTGATGGTAGGTTTAGAGGAAGCCGGGGCAAACTGTCTTGAGTACTCAACCATCAACATCGAGCCTGTTGAGAACTACGATGTGCTTGACGGTGAACTGGAGCGTTTGAATGAGTACCACTGGATTCTCTTTACCTCGCTCAACGGTGTGAAATATTTCTTCGATCGTCTCTTTGAGCGCGGCCTGGATGCGCGTGACCTGAAAGGCCCGGATATCGGTGTGGTTGGCAAGTCGACCGCAGATTACCTCATGCAGTACGGTCTGAACGCTGATCTTATCCCCAGTGTCTTCACCGGAGAGGGACTCGCCGAGAGTCTGCTCGACCAGGGTGTCGAGGGGCGTAACATTCTCATTCCCAGAGCAGTACAGGCCCGGGAAATTCTGCCCGAGACTCTGCGGGGAGCTGGTGCCCAGGTGACTGTAACACCGGTTTACCAGAATATACCGCCCCAGGGACGAAAGGATGCTCTGCGTGAGGACCTTGAAGCCGGTGATGTTGATATGATAACATTTACCAGCTCTTCAACCGTACGTAACTTCCTGACCATGGTTGAAGCTAAAGACAGTGAAGAATTGCAGCAGCTGCTGGCTGGTGTGAAGATTGCGGCCATAGGCCCGATTACCGCCAAGACCGTTACCGACAACGGCTTGAAGGTAGATATTCAGCCGCAAGAATACACCATTCAGGCGTTGGTGGATGCAATCACCAACTTCTTTACCGAGCAGAACTAG
- a CDS encoding IS4 family transposase: MPMLPGFHLPKRGRKPHSQQQKFARKITSLRQNSFKQIGEIFGQFIPTKLLKQDPSGKMSRRRLFTKENTFWSFLGQVLDADGGCREAVKKLQSYASNHGLRLPSSSTASYCCARKKLDENLLVEVFQHTAKWSGARRASHSLNDRQVIVVDGTGVTMADTAENQELWPQSSNQKPGCGFPSARICAYFSLQTGTMLSYAIGNKKSNELPLFRKQWSTFEAGDIFLGDKGFCSYFDLAELKKRCVDSVITLARRKPVGRKNCIKEFAPDDLLIEWKKPVYREMVSYSRKTWEDLPDKLVMRQIKVKVTQSGFRTKEFHIVTTLIDQDQYLKDEIAALYLKRWDVELFFRDIKTTMGFDILRCQSPEMIKKEILMYFIAYNCIRRIMLQATQLVDIDIRSISFKGSLQAIRSWEPRLGSSRLSTNERQNMLSDLSFVVARCKVFDRPGRSDPRCLKRRPKPYQLLNKPRSEMVEIQHRSRYEKKA; the protein is encoded by the coding sequence ATGCCAATGTTGCCCGGTTTTCACCTTCCCAAACGAGGTAGAAAACCTCATAGCCAACAACAAAAATTTGCTCGAAAAATCACTTCCCTCAGACAGAACTCTTTTAAACAGATAGGAGAGATTTTTGGGCAATTCATTCCCACGAAATTGCTCAAACAGGATCCTTCGGGAAAGATGAGCAGACGACGTTTGTTTACCAAGGAAAACACTTTTTGGTCCTTCTTAGGCCAAGTCCTTGATGCAGACGGTGGATGTAGAGAAGCTGTAAAAAAGTTGCAATCATATGCATCTAACCACGGCCTTCGGCTTCCATCATCATCTACCGCTTCATATTGCTGTGCACGTAAGAAATTAGATGAAAATCTGCTTGTTGAGGTGTTTCAACATACTGCTAAATGGTCCGGAGCACGACGTGCATCTCATTCATTAAATGATCGCCAGGTAATTGTTGTTGATGGGACAGGTGTTACAATGGCGGATACAGCAGAAAATCAAGAGCTTTGGCCACAGTCATCGAACCAGAAACCAGGATGCGGCTTCCCCTCAGCACGAATATGCGCATACTTTTCATTGCAAACCGGAACAATGCTCAGCTATGCCATCGGTAATAAAAAGAGTAACGAACTTCCATTGTTCCGTAAGCAGTGGTCCACCTTTGAGGCTGGTGATATCTTTCTTGGTGATAAAGGTTTTTGTAGTTACTTCGATTTAGCCGAGCTGAAAAAACGCTGTGTTGATAGTGTGATAACACTTGCTCGTAGAAAACCAGTCGGTAGGAAAAACTGCATTAAAGAATTCGCTCCTGATGATCTACTGATTGAATGGAAAAAACCAGTATACAGGGAAATGGTGTCGTATTCGCGGAAAACCTGGGAGGACCTTCCCGACAAACTCGTTATGAGACAAATCAAAGTAAAGGTGACTCAATCAGGGTTTAGAACAAAAGAATTTCATATTGTTACCACGCTAATCGATCAAGATCAGTACCTGAAAGACGAAATTGCAGCGTTATACCTTAAGCGTTGGGATGTCGAACTTTTCTTTCGTGATATCAAGACAACGATGGGATTTGATATCCTCCGGTGCCAATCGCCTGAAATGATAAAGAAAGAAATTTTAATGTACTTCATAGCGTACAACTGCATCCGGCGCATAATGTTACAAGCGACACAGCTGGTAGACATTGATATCCGGTCTATCAGTTTCAAAGGAAGTCTACAGGCTATTAGAAGTTGGGAACCACGGTTGGGGTCCTCTAGGTTGAGCACAAATGAAAGACAAAACATGCTCTCAGATTTATCCTTTGTCGTGGCTCGTTGCAAAGTTTTCGACAGGCCTGGACGAAGCGATCCGCGGTGTCTTAAGCGAAGACCAAAACCTTATCAGTTACTCAACAAACCTAGGAGTGAAATGGTCGAAATACAGCATCGGAGCAGATATGAAAAAAAGGCTTAA
- a CDS encoding IS4 family transposase: MPMLPGFHLPKRGRKPHSQQQKFARKITSLRQNSFKQIGEIFGQFIPTKLLKQDPSGKMSRRRLFTKENTFWSFLGQVLDADGGCREAVKKLQSYASNHGLRLPSSSTASYCCARKKLDENLLVEVFQHTAKWSGARRASHSLNDRQVIVVDGTGVTMADTAENQELWPQSSNQKPGCGFPSARICAYFSLQTGTMLSYAIGNKKSNELPLFRKQWSTFEAGDIFLGDKGFCSYFDLAELKKRCVDSVITLARRKPVGRKNCIKEFAPDDLLIEWKKPVYREMVSYSRKTWEDLPDKLVMRQIKVKVTQSGFRTKEFHIVTTLIDQDQYLKDEIAALYLKRWDVELFFRDIKTTMGFDILRCQSPEMIKKEILMYFIAYNCIRRIMLQATQLVDIDIRSISFKGSLQAIRSWEPRLGSSRLSTNERQNMLSDLSFVVARCKVFDRPGRSDPRCLKRRPKPYQLLNKPRSEMVEIQHRSRYEKKA; the protein is encoded by the coding sequence ATGCCAATGTTGCCCGGTTTTCACCTTCCCAAACGAGGTAGAAAACCTCATAGCCAACAACAAAAATTTGCTCGAAAAATCACTTCCCTCAGACAGAACTCTTTTAAACAGATAGGAGAGATTTTTGGGCAATTCATTCCCACGAAATTGCTCAAACAGGATCCTTCGGGAAAGATGAGCAGACGACGTTTGTTTACCAAGGAAAACACTTTTTGGTCCTTCTTAGGCCAAGTCCTTGATGCAGACGGTGGATGTAGAGAAGCTGTAAAAAAGTTGCAATCATATGCATCTAACCACGGCCTTCGGCTTCCATCATCATCTACCGCTTCATATTGCTGTGCACGTAAGAAATTAGATGAAAATCTGCTTGTTGAGGTGTTTCAACATACTGCTAAATGGTCCGGAGCACGACGTGCATCTCATTCATTAAATGATCGCCAGGTAATTGTTGTTGATGGGACAGGTGTTACAATGGCGGATACAGCAGAAAATCAAGAGCTTTGGCCACAGTCATCGAACCAGAAACCAGGATGCGGCTTCCCCTCAGCACGAATATGCGCATACTTTTCATTGCAAACCGGAACAATGCTCAGCTATGCCATCGGTAATAAAAAGAGTAACGAACTTCCATTGTTCCGTAAGCAGTGGTCCACCTTTGAGGCTGGTGATATCTTTCTTGGTGATAAAGGTTTTTGTAGTTACTTCGATTTAGCCGAGCTGAAAAAACGCTGTGTTGATAGTGTGATAACACTTGCTCGTAGAAAACCAGTCGGTAGGAAAAACTGCATTAAAGAATTCGCTCCTGATGATCTACTGATTGAATGGAAAAAACCAGTATACAGGGAAATGGTGTCGTATTCGCGGAAAACCTGGGAGGACCTTCCCGACAAACTCGTTATGAGACAAATCAAAGTAAAGGTGACTCAATCAGGGTTTAGAACAAAAGAATTTCATATTGTTACCACGCTAATCGATCAAGATCAGTACCTGAAAGACGAAATTGCAGCGTTATACCTTAAGCGTTGGGATGTCGAACTTTTCTTTCGTGATATCAAGACAACGATGGGATTTGATATCCTCCGGTGCCAATCGCCTGAAATGATAAAGAAAGAAATTTTAATGTACTTCATAGCGTACAACTGCATCCGGCGCATAATGTTACAAGCGACACAGCTGGTAGACATTGATATCCGGTCTATCAGTTTCAAAGGAAGTCTACAGGCTATTAGAAGTTGGGAACCACGGTTGGGGTCCTCTAGGTTGAGCACAAATGAAAGACAAAACATGCTCTCAGATTTATCCTTTGTCGTGGCTCGTTGCAAAGTTTTCGACAGGCCTGGACGAAGCGATCCGCGGTGTCTTAAGCGAAGACCAAAACCTTATCAGTTACTCAACAAACCTAGAAGTGAAATGGTCGAAATACAGCATCGGAGCAGATATGAAAAAAAGGCTTAA
- a CDS encoding cereblon family protein: MSVTPHQILSAETNLSLAEPFPFPEHIRYLRDTPEGAEQRVVEVDDQDQEESEEHRVLLCRVCSYTITSEKQSIEMNGSHRHTFFNPAGIVFELGCFAEASGVALFGDASSDFSWFSGYAWRVAVCARCGTHLGWQFSGARTFYGLILKHLAQG, translated from the coding sequence ATGTCAGTAACACCTCATCAAATTCTGTCTGCAGAGACGAACCTGTCGCTTGCAGAACCCTTTCCTTTTCCCGAACATATCCGGTATCTTCGTGACACCCCCGAAGGGGCGGAACAACGTGTGGTCGAGGTTGATGACCAGGACCAAGAAGAGAGTGAGGAGCACCGTGTCCTGCTCTGCCGGGTTTGCAGTTATACGATTACTTCAGAAAAACAAAGTATCGAGATGAATGGTTCCCATCGCCATACATTTTTCAATCCTGCCGGAATTGTTTTTGAGCTTGGTTGCTTTGCTGAGGCGAGCGGAGTGGCGCTGTTTGGAGACGCCAGTTCTGATTTTTCATGGTTTTCCGGTTATGCCTGGCGGGTTGCGGTTTGTGCCAGATGCGGCACGCATCTGGGCTGGCAATTTTCAGGCGCACGCACTTTCTATGGTTTAATTTTGAAGCATCTGGCACAGGGGTAG